Proteins encoded within one genomic window of Clostridia bacterium:
- a CDS encoding ammonium transporter, with the protein MKKKLYSIIMLLFIVCIPVAAFAEGESKIDSGDTTFNIICTALVFIMTPGLALFYGGMVRKKNVLNTMMNSFVIIGLISVQWVLVGYSIAFGPDAFNGLFGNLDFLGFKGVGADPSGYAATIPHGAFAMYQLMFAIITPALITGSFAERMRFPAFLAFILVWATFVYDPLAHWVWGSGGWLGKMGALDFAGGTVVHISSGIAGLTAALVLGKRKGYRTVPMIPHNIPFVLIGAALLWFGWFGFNAGSALSANGLAVNALVTTNTAAAAALLSWVVVEWVHHGKPTLLGAATGAVVGLVAITPAAGFVGVLPAVIIGLLVSPICYFAISVVKAKLGYDDSLDAFGCHGIGGIWGALATGLFSDPSINSFAQHKGLLLGGGFTQLGIQALSVIVTIAFSGILTFAILKVISVFTKLRVSEKDEEEGLDTAQHGEDAYPDFTADQSIAL; encoded by the coding sequence ATGAAGAAAAAATTATACTCAATAATCATGTTATTATTTATCGTTTGTATACCTGTTGCAGCTTTCGCAGAAGGTGAATCAAAAATCGACAGCGGTGATACAACATTCAATATTATTTGTACTGCCCTGGTATTTATTATGACACCCGGTCTTGCATTGTTTTATGGTGGTATGGTTAGAAAGAAAAATGTTTTGAACACAATGATGAATTCGTTTGTAATAATCGGGTTGATATCAGTCCAGTGGGTTCTGGTAGGTTATAGTATAGCTTTTGGTCCCGATGCATTCAACGGTCTCTTCGGAAACCTTGATTTCCTCGGATTCAAAGGTGTTGGAGCAGATCCTTCCGGTTATGCAGCCACAATACCTCATGGCGCTTTTGCTATGTACCAGCTGATGTTTGCAATAATAACACCGGCTTTGATTACCGGATCTTTCGCAGAAAGAATGCGCTTCCCCGCTTTTCTTGCATTCATACTGGTTTGGGCAACCTTTGTATATGACCCTTTAGCCCACTGGGTATGGGGTTCCGGCGGATGGCTTGGGAAGATGGGTGCACTTGACTTTGCAGGTGGTACCGTAGTTCATATAAGCTCAGGCATTGCAGGTCTTACTGCAGCACTTGTCTTAGGTAAACGTAAAGGATACAGGACGGTACCAATGATTCCGCACAACATACCTTTCGTGCTTATAGGAGCAGCTTTGCTATGGTTCGGATGGTTCGGCTTCAATGCAGGAAGTGCCTTATCAGCGAACGGTCTTGCAGTAAATGCTTTGGTTACAACAAACACGGCAGCAGCTGCTGCTCTCTTATCATGGGTGGTTGTTGAATGGGTACATCACGGTAAGCCAACACTTCTAGGTGCAGCAACAGGTGCTGTAGTAGGACTGGTAGCCATAACTCCCGCTGCAGGTTTCGTCGGTGTATTGCCTGCCGTAATAATCGGTTTGCTGGTAAGTCCTATATGCTACTTCGCAATCAGCGTAGTAAAAGCTAAGCTCGGTTATGATGATTCCCTTGATGCTTTCGGTTGTCATGGCATAGGAGGTATCTGGGGAGCTCTTGCAACAGGCCTCTTCTCTGATCCATCCATAAACTCATTTGCACAGCATAAGGGATTATTGCTGGGTGGCGGCTTCACACAATTAGGAATCCAGGCATTATCCGTAATAGTGACAATTGCATTCTCAGGAATTCTTACATTTGCTATATTAAAAGTAATTTCAGTATTCACAAAACTACGGGTTTCAGAAAAAGATGAAGAAGAAGGTTTGGATACTGCTCAACATGGTGAAGATGCCTATCCTGATTTTACAGCAGATCAGAGTATCGCTCTGTAA
- a CDS encoding ANTAR domain-containing protein, with the protein MAGEKYIVATAENPIQISVRNILNPEGYGFLGNCSDSISLIRLVRSYNPDFVVVDMNLQLRELRGILETIDEEMLCACIIIGDYKDVEIVSLLEKSKVMSYCPKPLNRDVLLHVAEMANMSYRRIYDLSKKLREMTESYESRKVVERAKWILMERDGMTENEAYERMRKKSMDNRMSMKSIAEAIIFTYEITNK; encoded by the coding sequence GTGGCTGGTGAAAAATATATCGTAGCAACAGCTGAAAATCCAATACAGATAAGTGTCCGTAACATACTTAACCCTGAGGGATATGGCTTCTTAGGTAATTGCAGTGACTCAATTTCACTTATAAGATTAGTCAGGAGTTACAATCCTGATTTTGTTGTCGTAGATATGAATCTGCAGCTGCGGGAATTGAGGGGTATACTTGAAACCATTGATGAAGAGATGCTGTGTGCTTGTATTATTATTGGGGATTATAAAGATGTGGAAATTGTGAGTTTGCTGGAAAAGTCAAAAGTTATGTCGTATTGTCCGAAACCATTAAACAGGGATGTTTTATTGCACGTTGCCGAAATGGCAAATATGAGCTACAGAAGGATTTACGATCTGAGCAAAAAACTCAGAGAAATGACAGAGAGTTATGAAAGCCGTAAGGTAGTGGAGCGTGCGAAGTGGATTCTTATGGAGCGGGATGGCATGACAGAAAATGAAGCATACGAGAGAATGAGAAAGAAAAGTATGGATAACAGGATGTCGATGAAATCAATAGCAGAAGCAATAATATTTACTTATGAAATAACAAACAAATAG
- a CDS encoding ABC transporter ATP-binding protein yields MGGIIEINGARKVYRVGNEKIVALDKIDLSIEKGEFCCLLGTSGSGKSTLLNLMAGLEKPTKGQIKVKNEYIEKLNEKKLAVFRQNNIGFVFQSYNLLPTLTALENVSLPLAFKGVPRLVRDKKAKAMLEAVGLTSQLKRKPSQMSGGQQQRVGIARAFVGRPEIVFADEPTGNLDSKTTKEVMELITSMARTYNQTLIIVTHDMTIASYADKIVHILDGNIEKIEMNYKYSRGTTL; encoded by the coding sequence TTGGGGGGTATTATAGAAATTAACGGTGCCAGAAAGGTTTACAGAGTGGGGAATGAGAAGATTGTTGCATTGGACAAGATAGATTTATCCATAGAAAAGGGAGAATTCTGTTGTCTCCTTGGTACATCCGGTTCAGGTAAGTCAACACTTCTGAATCTTATGGCAGGACTTGAAAAGCCTACTAAAGGGCAAATAAAGGTAAAAAACGAATACATAGAAAAATTGAATGAAAAAAAGCTTGCGGTGTTTAGACAAAACAACATCGGATTTGTATTCCAGTCTTACAACTTGTTGCCTACTTTAACTGCTTTGGAAAACGTAAGCCTGCCCCTGGCATTCAAGGGAGTTCCCAGATTAGTCAGGGATAAAAAGGCAAAAGCGATGTTGGAGGCCGTAGGACTGACTTCGCAGCTTAAGAGAAAGCCGTCGCAGATGAGTGGTGGGCAGCAGCAGAGAGTAGGTATTGCGAGGGCATTTGTTGGTAGGCCGGAAATTGTTTTTGCAGATGAACCTACAGGAAATCTTGATTCCAAAACAACTAAAGAGGTAATGGAGCTTATCACCTCAATGGCACGTACATATAATCAGACGCTTATTATTGTCACTCATGACATGACCATTGCTTCTTATGCTGATAAGATTGTGCATATATTGGATGGAAATATAGAAAAGATAGAAATGAATTACAAATATTCAAGGGGGACAACTCTATGA